One Gossypium hirsutum isolate 1008001.06 chromosome A08, Gossypium_hirsutum_v2.1, whole genome shotgun sequence genomic window, ACGCATGTTACATTCAGGTCAAACATATGTAACTAAGCTCGGTCTTATTTAAGCCAACCGTAAAGCTGCAAACCCTTAGTTTAGATATTATGTAACTCGTTAAATTGGGGCCTACCCCCTGAGTTTTCTCTAGTTATGCTCACTTCTGGTCAAAACTCAAACATGGCGGTGGTGTATGGTAGATCAGTgtcaaatcataaaacatatcatTAGACTAGAAGATACATCTAGTCATTACAGGTCAAACATAGAGATATAACTAAGCTCAGTCTTATTTAAGCCAACCATAAAGGTACGAACCCTTAGTTTAGACATTATGTAACTCATTAAATCAGGGCCTCCCCCCCCCCCCGAGTTTTCTCGAGTTATGCTCACTTCTGGTCAAAACTCAAACATGATGGTGTATGGTAGATTAGTGTCACAAACATATCATTCGATTCGAAGATAACATCTAGTCATTACATTTCTTAACAAGTTAATAGATGCGTGTTTTAAGGCAGTGTCGTAAAAGGATCAAGATGAGAACATACTAAGCACAAGATGTATAATCAAGGCAATAATGAGATGCAAAGTAAGTATATGAAGGTACAGAGAAATTTACCTGGAAGTGGAAACTGTTAATGCAACGACCAATCTGCCAAGACAATGGGACCATAACTTTTTGGAATTCCACCATGTCGATTTCTTCCAAAATATCCTTCAACTCGTTGAGAAACATCACCTCCTTCTGGCTGTTTGTTATTGGCCAGTACTTCAATAACCCCTTTATCACTATACTAGATAGCTTCGGGTCCTTATCGATGAACTGAGTGACACAATAAGACAATTGTTGAAAGTAAACTCCCAAAGTTTTTGGCTTGTGCAGCGGAATCAAAACCCTCTGCAAGAAGATCTTATGCTCCTCCTTTAAAGGCAGAGCGAATCCGCTGATTATACTCCCGAAAATCTCCAACAACTCAGTGATTCCATTATGTGTCTCCTCTTCGAAAACGAATCGATAAAATATATTGCTTATATCCTTTCGAATAAGTGGCCTATGAACCATAAACTTCCCATAAACCCTGTGCAATATAGTCTTCAAACACTCCCTTTCTCTCGGATCCTCTGAATCAAACAAGTCGAGCAATCTCAAAATAAAGGCATGATCTATGTACTTTTTAGCTACTTTAGCATCGAGACACGAAGAAGTGATGAACTTGAGCAGCAGATCATACACAATTTGCAAATGTGGCCAAGCTGAACAAAATATTGGATCATCATCATCGTTTTCACCATTATTACTTGTAATAGACCGATAATTTGGCGGGAAAACCCTGAACAGATTCGTCGAACACATCCTACACATGGCCAAAATCGCATGTTCGCTAAATCTAATAGATCCAGAAGCCACGAAATCTAATAACTCAAGCAATGTCtgtctcttcacatctttttcaATCGAATTTTTAGTCGCGTCACTGAAATCGAAAGTCACACAACAAAGGCTAACCTTACTGACGAAAAGGTTCATCTTTTCTGAATTTGGCGCGTTTTTGAACGGCAGCAAAGGTTCAATTCCCGCCACAACACTTGCCGGGAAAATGGAGGAGGACGTTCGTTTCGTGGCGCAGGGACGGCCGCAGCCCGAGTTGAAACTGTTGGATAGATGAGTGTGTGGACCGGCTGTCATGAATGAGTTCGGCCGAGTTAACTCCGGCGAATCCGAATTCCCGAAACTCCGTGGAATTTTACTGAGGAATTGCCTTAACATTGTAGAATTTTAAaggtattataatttttaaaaatattaaattgaggaCCAAAAAAGattcttaaatttaaaaacaactACATTATCCAGAAACCGATCTGATGAatcaataaaacaatttaaaaataaaaacactaatCCTAGAATTTATTGATAAAAGCAGATTCTCTAAAAAatgaggaaaaaaataaaattttttaagatGATGAATCTGAATTTCATTATTCcatgattaaaaaaaaagagagaaaaaagttATTACAATGTTGCCTGTGGTACAGAAAGATCCGACTAGATTTTCTGAGAATGCAAAACTGTGTGTTTGgatagaaaggaaaaaaaaaacggATTATTTGTTCAAAGCTTGAGCGAGAGAAATTGTTGTTAtcgcttttttttttctttttcttttcttgttattATTTACGGTGGAGAAAATCTATTTTAACAATAATAAGGTTTGAGTTTCTTTGAATCTTTCTTTGTTGTTGTTGAAGAAAATGAAAGGGAagcaaactagaaaaaaaaaattctgttgatgagaaaatgtgaattttttgttaaaatattccATATGACCTTATATtcttcacaaatttaaaatttaatctatatacttttattttttaaaatttaatccctttaatcttgttaacttttttttgtttaatctaTTAGTGggaaattttgaaactaaaaatattattttttaaaggatGGAATTCGAATAAAATATCAATCAAGActttaatttaatgaaaaaaatcataaatagatgtgtttaattattttgattacttAATTATATTCTGAATATCTAATTtcgaatttgaaaattaattaaaaattttataattaataaattttaatatctgAATATTTATTATCGAAAtacttaatataaatttaattaatgaatatccaaatatttataaacataaaagaataattatttcaaaatctAAATTCACGATatccaaatataaaaaatatatatcaaataaatatcTTAAACCACAATCCTAATTAGTGTTTTAATATTAGTTTAGGGTTCCTACACAGCAAGCTCTTCAAACCCTCCCAGAGGTCTAAGGTTCCATAGAGCTTTTATCCTTATTTCCTCTAAGCGCTCAGTTTTGCTCTGCTACTCTCCATTATTGTAAGCTTCCTTACTTCGAAACCCTAGATATTCACTTGACGAATCACTTatttttgggtgaaaatttgGTTACTTGTGTTTGATTTTAGGGTTTGAGATTTGATTCTGTTACTTTGAATcgtatttttacaattttcattCTCTTTTGATGATTCTCGACTTTGCATGAAATTACAATTTGGAAGGAATTTTCaccttttagttcaattttgttttttgaaATGTTTGTAATTGGTTATACtttctttattgtttttattttgactttCTGTAAGCTTCCTTATTTCGAAACCGGAGATCTTTTCTTTGATTAATCACTTactttttttctgaaaatttcatTCGTTGTTTTGATTTAGGGTTTGAGATTTGAATACGTTTCTTTGAATGTGGTTTTgtactctttctttttctttttgctgttTCTGTTCCGATTATTCTCGACTTTGCATTACATAACCCCCCCCAATGTATTAGTTGTCTCACAAATGACTAATGCTTTAtattttttagcttattttccttatcaatttgaaagaaattttaattgtCGATTCAATATTCTCTTATTATTGTTTTAACTTTCTATTCCGTTCATTCCTCTCAATTTTCGACTTGGACACCAATCAAAGAGTATTTTTTCTTATGTTAAAATTATATCTACATCGAgctgtcttttctttcttttttttttcttttttttaattattttaataattaattttgtgaaaaaaattaaatcactatTTTGTATGTTCTTGGTTTGCATAGTCATTCTTTTGTTTCATTGATGAAGTGAACGTGTAAGCTTTGATTTAATAGCATTACaatggattgatgatttgtttggtAATTTACAAGGTACTTGTATTTATATGTGGTTTACGGTTCTGATCTAGCATGTCCAATGATCTGGCATCTCAGCAATTGATGGCACAGCTTGAACCCATTTCCAGCAAGATGTCCATGGGATTTGGGATTGATGAATCTTTACAGCAGCAGATACCATCGAATATGGCGAAAGATCAGATGGGATCCATGCCTAATAATTGCGAGTCTCAGTTACCGTCAATATCAAATCAACAAGTTGGATATGTTGAGTCCCAAGCTTATACTCAGCTACCACAGCAGTATTTAATGTCTAATAAGCCAGTGGGAGAAATGATTCCAACCGTGCTGGATAGCATGAGACAACATCAATTACCAACTTTGAATAAGCGTAAGGAGCTGATGGAACCAATTGCCCCGAGTTCTCTTCCAAAGAAGTTATCACTGCCAAACAAACAAGTGGCACATATGGAACCCAGGCCATGGTTGCAACCATTATCTGTTCCTAGTAAAAGACCTGTTCAGATGCAATCTGTTTCTAGCTCGCTGGGATCAGAACCTTCTCCAGCATCGAATAAGAGATCACTTCCGAGCAAAGTTGGGTCATCAGCTTCAAGGAATCAACCTGCACCTATACGGCCATCATCAAAGGTTCAGACTGAGTCATTTCAATCTGTGAGGTCCAAGATGCGGGAATCTTTAGTTGGTGCCCTGGCATTGGTTTCTCAGCTGCAAAGTGAAAATGCAATGGTGGAGAAGAACTCTGGGAAGACAGAAGAGGGTTCTCACCCAGTTGATTCCGATTCTGGCAAGTCTGATGCTGTCCACACTTTATCTGCAGAACCCCAGGGGATATTGCTTCCCAACCGACACGGTGGTACTGTCAGAAATAATAGTGAAGGTACAGAAGTTGTGCAATGCAATGAGCTGCAATTTCAATCCAGCAATCTTTTACCTGATGAGGATGTTCAATTTACTGACAACTTATTTGCAAGAGATGAACTTTTGCAGGGAAATGGCCTTTCTTGGGTATTAGAACCTCAATTGAAGGTGGGAAAAGATGGTTTAAAACAATCATTACAGTCTCCACAAGAGTTGGCTTATCAAATTGAAGCAGAACTCTTTAAATTATTTGGAGGTGTGAATAAAAAGTATAAAGAGAAGGGCAGGTCTCTTTTGTTTAACTTAAAGGATCGTAATAACCCTGAACTCAGAGAAAGAGTTGTGTCTGGTAAAATTACCCCACACAGGCTTTGTTCTATGAGTGCTGAGGAACTGGCTTCTAAAGAGCTTTCAGAGTGGCGGCAAGCAAAAGCAGAAGAGTTTGCTCAAATGGTAGTTTTGCCAGATGTAGAAGTTGATATTAGACGTCTAGTAAGGAAAACTCATAAGGGTGAGTTTCAAGTGGAGGTTGAACAAACTGACAGTGCTTCAGTAGAAGTATCTGCTGGAACTTCAACTATTCGGCGACCAAAAACTGAGGCAAAAGAAACTCCTAGAACCATTAAAACTGTCGGAAAGAAAGATGAATTAGATACTGGAAGTGAAAAGAGTAATCTAGAGGACCCAAATCTTACCATTACCATTCCTTCAAGCGAGGGACCTGATCCAATGCAAGGGTTGATGGGAGAAGATGAAATCAAGAACGTGGATTTTTTGCCTCCAATTGTTTCCCTTGACGAGTTTATGCAATCTCTTGGTTCAGAGCCACCGTTTGAGAATTTACCTGATGAGGCTGGAAAAGCAACAGCAATTTCTGCTAAGGATGACTCAGAAGCTGGGTCTGACTCAAAGTCTTTTGGTCGAGCTTCACAAATTCCTGTGAAGACAATGCCTGATAAACCTGGAACTAGTGATGCAAGCAATGTGAAATCAGTTTCAGATGTTAAGCTGAATGACATTCCTGCAAAAACAGAAACTATAGTTTCTACAACCACTTCGAAGGGTGAACGTGTCTGGGAAGGGATGCTCCAGCTAAACCTCTCAACCACAACCTCTGTTATTTGTACTTTTAAAAGGTATGTTTACAATTGCCTTGTTATGCAGAGCTATTTTtttcttagaaatttttttatttaacataattggTTGTTCATCCTATTTTGTTGCATATGTTTGTCTCTCactcatatatataattcaatttatcatgATTCTCCTTCATTCTTATCTGTATTTTAGTAAATGTACAGGCATATCTTTATGTATAATCATGTACTTTGTTGATAAGTAGACAGGGCTTAAGTTGTTATTAACTCAACCTTGACGATGGCCATGTattctaaatatttttagaaatgaaTTGGGGAACGTTGTGGAGTTTGCAATATCTGAGACCTTTCCTAGTTTCTTATTGTTTAAACAGTAACTATAGTGGATATGATAGATTTTAAAAGCTTATTTCTACTTTAGATGACCAAATCAAGTATTTTGAGGGCTATGTAGACGAACAACTTTTCATGAAGCAAGGATATTAGAGTGTCATGGTATATTGGCAGCTTGGAGACTCATGGGAATGTTGAACATTGACTAATCTCGTAAGAACTCTTCTAGGTTGAAAGCTTAAATAAGTTGGTGGAAGGTCCGGTAACTCTTGGTTGACGCATTTTAGCTATTTTGAATGGTTTTGTTCTGCATGAGATGTTGATTGTTGACTTGCTAAGTTTCATTGGATTTTACATTTAAGGCCTGATTCACATACTTAACAATCCAATTTTGGGTGCTGCAGCGGTGAAAGAACTTCTACGGAGTGGCCTAGCATTCTTGAAATCAAAGGCAGAGTCAGACTTGAAGCATTCGAGAAGTTCCTCCAAGAGCTTCCATTGTCTCGGAGTCGTGCTGTTATGGTATCTAAAGTTCATTTAAGTTGTAGTGAATTCCTGTGCTTGCCATATTCTGTCCAAAAAGAAGCAAAAATGAGGGAACAGAAACAAACTTATTTACCCAATTTCATCTTCCATTTATTATTTTTGCGTTTATGGAATTTGGTAAAAGCTTTTAGTGTTCTATGTTCGTGTTTCTTTTGTGTAAAATCGCGAGTTAGCTATTTAATTTAGTGTTTGTGATGGTTAATTCTGATGTTAATCGTTGATCCATGTAACAGCAGACACCATATCaaacgaaaaaaaaaagttttatagtACTCCATATCAAAATCTAACATAAGGATCTGGTTTTGGATTGATGTTGCAAGTTGGactgattcaagtatttgaccTTTCATTTTGCAGGTTATTCATATCGTTTGCAAGGAGGGATCGTCCGAGAGCGAACGGCAGAGCCTGGTCGAGGTAAGGGAAAAGGGAAATCGAAACATTGAAACATTGAACAAAGAATTTGTTAGTGATGGTTTATAACTCAGATACCCTTTATGCAGACGGCTGATTCATATATTTCAGACGGGAGAGCTGGTCTTGCTGAGCCTGCTTGCGGGGTCGAACTTTATTGTTGCCCACCCGATGCAAAAACACTTGAAATGCTCACCAAGGTACTTTCAAAGGACCAAATTCAAGCTCTTAATGCGTTAGATAATGGTCTAATTGGTGTTGTTGTATGGAGAAGAACTCAATTAACATCACCGAACTCAACTTCACACCATAAACACATCTCGAAAAAGCAACACTTCACTTCTCAAAAAAGCAACACTGACATCGATTCTAACTCTACGTCGGTGCTGCCGCCGATGTCTTCTCATGGCGGACTTCCTCATTTTGAAGCTCCTCCTGATGATGAGGGTGACGATATTCCACCGGGATTTGGCCCTGGGACAATGTCCCGGGATGAAGATGACCTACCCAAGTTTAATTTCTCTAGTGGCCCGAACACAAACCCGTCAGGGCCACAATACCCTGCCGGGTACCAGTCCCAAGCCTCTCGTTTACACGCTCAAACATCATCTTGCCCTGTTGATCAAATGAGAGAGCTCATACAAAAGTATGGGCAACCAACTACTAATACTCCTCTAAGGGTTCCACTGCAACAGTGGAACGATAATGACGACGACGAGGATGACGATATACCGGAATGGCAGCCAACATCCCAACAACAACCCCTACCACCCCAAGTCAATAGATTTCAACAGCCAATGCAAGTTCCCGGTCAACAAAATGCTGCTCAGCCATGGCAGCAACAGCAACAAGGGAATGGGCGGGTTCCTCCACCTGGTTCACAAGGCAAACAATTTGGTGATGGAAGTCAATTCTATGGGCAAAATGTAAGAACTGGACAGCCTGTTTGGCGAAAAGATGTTTCTAACAATAGAGGGTTTTAGTTTCGATTGTAACTACAggcattttatgtttttttatcgtAGTTTTATTCTAGCATTTTGTAATCTTTGATGAAATTTTTGTTTCGttgttttttgttctttttttttctttttgttttattaattgtAGTTCTTGTTGAAGCAAAGAGATCTAAgtcaatttaaatatatttatttttataatttataaaataaatatttatacattgactgttttactatcattttaattttttaaattttcgttttgataattttcagaattaattttattttgtaatgatTGAATAGAAATGTATCATCAATACAGTTACATCAATCCAGTTCTTATGCTCCAAACCTTCAATTAATTTTACTTAAGAGTGCATATGTTCACTCAAAGCTGCAACTTCCTCTCTTAAAGCCAACTTCATAAAAAGGATTAATATACCCAAATTTGGTATttaagtttcttttctttttttttttatcttgataTTATGCTCCCATAAAGccttatatttttatacataagCACCTCATTGTTGAAAATGGAATAAAAACATTTATACCCAATCAAATTTTGGTACTCAATGAATGTGTCATTCATGACTCTAAAATCATCGtacatttgtttttcttttactttcagaaaataataatattaaggttcaaatttcttaaaatatccgtttgaaaaatatataaattttaggtAACATGAGTTGAcaccaatttaattttaaaatacgaaCCAAAGATCAAATAGTAAAAAACCTCCATTTAAAAAAGATTGACtgttaaaaaggaaataaaatatctaCTAGGCATTCAGTACAACAAAAATCTAATTTGTATTTTActaaatgatataaaattttaatataaattaaagcGGTTAAATATCCAAGTCCTCATCAAATATAATAtctttcatgaaaaaaaaatccaaaaaataaatttaaaataggaTTTTTTACCGTTAAATTCTTAACAGGGTTGGAAAAAAAGTTCCTGATTAGATGGAATAATGAATCACATTCAACAGGACCGAATTTACAACACTGCTTTAAACCAATTCCTAAACCCATTTTAGCCTAATTTCATCATGTCTAACACATGGATATCGAAACTTCCAAGAATCTTCAATATATAACGAAAACCTTTTAATAAATCTATACCCGTATCTGAAACTGAAATCCGAGTAACATCGACTAATGGTGGATAAAAGTACCATATTTGtagttaaactaatttttttgttaaaaatttcattcatttctactattaaaaaatattcatGTATGTTATCATAAGGACCAATTTGCTCCTTAATCTTAAGGTACATgaactatttttttcatttttgagtaAAGGGAAAAAATGCAATACAACTCTTAAGTACAGGaacctccatggtacttttagtgCATTGACAACTCAGAATTCAGATTACCATGTTTCCTACATCCAGCATACCAGGTCTCATCTAAAAATACTTAGCAGCAAGAAAATGTAACACACAGAAAATTTTAAGTTCAGCTGTTGTCTGATGAAGAACTTTTTAGCAAACAAAACTGCCATAACAATGTGTTCAATGATAAAAAGAGCAAACAATACGAACCAAAAAGCTATAAAACCTAAAACTTTCGTTTAGTCCAACAATGCACTCAAATACAACTACATGGTCATTTTTCTAAGGAAGCAAACCCCGACTGTTTATTTTCGCATTGTTATATGAACAACAAGAAAGACATGTTCATATACGTATGTATGTCGAACAAAAAAGATGTTTTACCGTACAGGCTGTTGGTTGTAACggttcttctctttcttctttgcAGCAGCAAGCTTCGCACTCCTTGCAGCAGCCTCTTGTGCAGCAGCTTTTGCAGCAGCGTCCATCTCTTTACTagatttcttcttcttcatagATGCCACCTTCTTTAGCCGCTCTTTCACATCAACAGCAGCTACATCCTCCTCAGTTTGCTCGGTCCCAGCAAAGTCATCTAGCCCGTTGGTAGTGTCTGTACTAGTAGGTTGATCTTGTGATTCTTTTCCTTCCTTTGATTtatccttctttttcttcttcttggcACTTTTAGACTCTCCGGGTGGATtatctttcttttctccttctcctcctttcttttcttgtGCAACATCTGTAAATATAAGACGTAAAGACCTAGCTTAGAAGAGACATTTTCCGCTATTGATATTTTGGAAAAGGAACAGTTCTTGTTTAGAAATGCCACATATAACTGTAAAAGGTTGCATGCATGCACTTGAGAGAGAATTCTGTATTTTCGAAGCTCGATTCACAAACAACTCCAAGGTCTTTATGCAATACGTCTTGGGAAAATAAATCATCAAAGGTTGTTTGTCAAAACAGAAATAATCTAAGAATTTATTCTAATAATTTCTGATCTCAAAATGGGAATAACTAGCCAACTTTCAGCCAAAACAATGGGGACAATGTTAAAAGCAAATAATTATAGATCTAATATAGAAAGTAATCAAAGCACCAAGTTGGTTAAAATTACCACGTGACTCGTCATTGCTGTTGTTTTCCTTCTGTGTGACTCCAAAATCAGCAAGAAGAGCCTCCAACTCTTCGAGTTCctttttcttcctctctttctttgAAAGTTGCCTTTCTGCCTCTTTGGGCGGTGCAGGAATTTCAGGATCCCTTTTTAGCACAGGCTCTGGATGTACTTGAATTTCCGGTTCATGTTCATGATCTTCCTCTATATCATCATCTCCTTCATCTAAAATATCTTCTTCACTCTCACTGTCCTGTAACCACAGATAAAACAAGACATACCTTGTCAATAAGTCAACTAATTTCCATCATTCGTTCTGTACGATTATTGCCATTCAATCATAGAGCACATATCATTTACACTCAAGAGTCTCATCCTCTTGGTAGAAATAACAAATGAATAAAAAGGACTCAAGCCATGTGAGCATGAAAGTAGATCATGTTCCAGGGGAAAAGCCATTGCAACAGAAACATCTAGATGTGCCAAAGCTTATAACAACATGATCCTCAATAGCTGCGAGCCCTATAATACTAACAATGGATATAACAACATGATCCTCAATAGCTGCGAGCCGTATAATACTAACAATGGATTTTAAAACTAACTCAAATAAATATAAGACAAACAGATAAAACCAATATACACCACCATTAATTTCTATTATACCAGTAAAAGAAAAAAGACAAAAGACTTCATCCAGAGAGAAAGACCTATATATATAAAGCTTCTTATTGCCTTCTACCATTTCTTTTTCAGAGGAAGGTTTCTGTATGAAAAGTGTTGATGACAGCATTTTTCTTAGTATTGCAATCAGGATAATAAGCATTCTGAGCATAAAAGTATCCCCAGTTCACCATGAACTTGCATACAAACTGCTGGTAAAAATAATCATGAGTATCACTAATTAGAAAAATCATGCCAGTAGTTTTATAGCTTAGTCATATTCAAACCAGCTTCTTGGAAGAGTATCGAGTTCCTATAAAAACATTTACAATATCATGAACTCACGACCTCAGCTAGAACCTTTTCAAAGGAACTTCTGTTTAAAAATTTCTATCCAACTTAAGTATGCAGAAATAGAGGCATTCTCAAGTATCACTGCTATTACTACAAATACCCAATAATCTATGAACCAAAATAGCTCCAAACTTGAACTCAAAATTGAGAACTACAAGCAGAAAACAATGAACAATCTAGAATTTATATGAGAACCAAAATCAATATGTCCACCCTCAAACAAGTATGCTATTGCTATCAGTTTCAGCCATCAAATCGTTGCTCAAATCATCTACTTCTAAGCGTTTCTATAGCAAAACTTCACATAACGTAATCATCCACAAtcattcaaataataacaaaagaatatttttaatatatattaaaattcacACAAATGGATTTGGAAAAGAAATGGCAAAAGATCGTTTAACCAATAAAACTATTCACCTCTACATTAGCTGTCTTCTCTTCGTGACTCTGAGAAGGTTCCGAGGATCCCCAAACGGACTGAGGTGGAGCAGTGGTAGCATAATAATCGTCATCGTCTTCATCATCAACATCGGCCCACGACTTGACGGTGAGAGGTGCCGGAGCCCAAAACACCTGAGACTCGGCTTCTTGTTGCGACTTCTGTTGTTTTTCAGACTTGGAAGAAGATTTCTTCGACCGCCGGTCCTTGTCGGATTTCTTCTTCTTCCGGAGAGTTTCGAGAGCAGCGAACACGTTCGTGTTGGTGATCACTAATGATCCTTCGTCTCTCCTGCTACCTCCACCCACCATTTCACCACCAAAATCGAAATCGAAAAAGTTGAATCGACGAATATACGAATTTTTTAAAGAACACTGAGATCGAGATGTTAATAACGAGATTTGATTTAAAATGTTGAAAGAATAAGGAATG contains:
- the LOC107909200 gene encoding serine/threonine protein phosphatase 2A 57 kDa regulatory subunit B' kappa isoform, which gives rise to MLRQFLSKIPRSFGNSDSPELTRPNSFMTAGPHTHLSNSFNSGCGRPCATKRTSSSIFPASVVAGIEPLLPFKNAPNSEKMNLFVSKVSLCCVTFDFSDATKNSIEKDVKRQTLLELLDFVASGSIRFSEHAILAMCRMCSTNLFRVFPPNYRSITSNNGENDDDDPIFCSAWPHLQIVYDLLLKFITSSCLDAKVAKKYIDHAFILRLLDLFDSEDPRERECLKTILHRVYGKFMVHRPLIRKDISNIFYRFVFEEETHNGITELLEIFGSIISGFALPLKEEHKIFLQRVLIPLHKPKTLGVYFQQLSYCVTQFIDKDPKLSSIVIKGLLKYWPITNSQKEVMFLNELKDILEEIDMVEFQKVMVPLSWQIGRCINSFHFQVAERALLFWNKEHIINIIAHNRHVIFPIILPALEKNARNHWNQFVLNLTLNVRKMFMDIDDGFFMSCLIHLKDEEAELSESAEKRKKAWERLENAANHRPPTTRNTAALVTHSATSIS